In the genome of Bombus affinis isolate iyBomAffi1 chromosome 7, iyBomAffi1.2, whole genome shotgun sequence, one region contains:
- the LOC126918831 gene encoding U8-agatoxin-Ao1a-like isoform X1 codes for MKFSLFLSICLFVVFADRTLGSPYIDDEEDSLQVADFDYMDNALINLMRAPQQKRTSLIYLFRRTCIRRGGNCDHRPKDCCYSSSCRCNLWGTNCQCQRMGLFQKWG; via the exons ATGAAGTTCAGCCTGTTCTTGTCGATTTGCTTGTTTGTCGTCTTCGCTGACAGGACTCTCGGTAGCCCCTACATCGATGACG AGGAAGATTCGCTGCAGGTTGCGGATTTCGATTACATGGACAACGCATTGATAAATCTGATGAGAGCGCCTCAACAAAA ACGTACCTCGTTGATCTACTTGTTTAGGCGAACCTGCATAAGACGGGGTGGAAACTGCGATCATCGACCAAAAGACTGCTGCTACAGTTCCAGTTGCAGATGCAATTTGTGGGGCACAAACTGTCAGTGCCAACGAATGGGTCTGTTTCAGAAATGGGGTTAA
- the LOC126918831 gene encoding U8-agatoxin-Ao1a-like isoform X2 gives MKFSLFLSICLFVVFADRTLGSPYIDDEEDSLQVADFDYMDNALINLMRAPQQKRTCIRRGGNCDHRPKDCCYSSSCRCNLWGTNCQCQRMGLFQKWG, from the exons ATGAAGTTCAGCCTGTTCTTGTCGATTTGCTTGTTTGTCGTCTTCGCTGACAGGACTCTCGGTAGCCCCTACATCGATGACG AGGAAGATTCGCTGCAGGTTGCGGATTTCGATTACATGGACAACGCATTGATAAATCTGATGAGAGCGCCTCAACAAAA GCGAACCTGCATAAGACGGGGTGGAAACTGCGATCATCGACCAAAAGACTGCTGCTACAGTTCCAGTTGCAGATGCAATTTGTGGGGCACAAACTGTCAGTGCCAACGAATGGGTCTGTTTCAGAAATGGGGTTAA